The Wansuia hejianensis genomic interval TTTGATGATTCTAATTCATACTTCCCAGGTCAGGAGGCTCCCCTCGTCCACACCACGGTCATACAGGCTGCTGTCAGCTTCCCACCTGACCCTGGTGCTCCCGTCCTCCATCCGGACCAGCAGGCGGTCCTGTGCTGCTTCTCCATCCGGCCGTCCCTCACATCCGAAATCAGGCTCTTCAATCTCCGCTACCCGGCCGCATTCCCACTGCTGCCCGTCATGGGAGACAGATACTACCCGGCCCTTCTGCTTCTCATCCTCCAACGAATCCAGAAAACGGCCCACCGTGCCGAATTCCTTCCACATGTGCATAGGCCAGACATAATCTGCATCCACATGCTCCAGAAAATACCGAAAGCCTTCCGCATACCACTCTTCCAGCCTGGGGTCCAGCGGGCAGAAGGCCACGTGAATCTTCTCACCCTTCAGCTTCTGAATCTCACGCCGGTATTCCGCCACCATCTGATTCCGGTGCTGCTTAGAATCTCCCGGCCACGACCAGCAGTTCAGATCACCGCCGTGATAGATCTGATATTCCCCGCAGCCGACCAGAAAGGCAACTCCACAGTCCGTAGAACACAGCGTGCGGATCCGGAGGGTTTTGTCCCCCGCATCCAGGCAGACTTCCTCTCCGGCCGTCATATAATGGATGCGCTCTTCCGGCCCTCCGATCTTCCGCACTTTCCTCCTGGTATCCCTGGAAAGCACATAGGCCGCCCGGCCCGCCAGGGGTTCCATGGAAAAAATCTGAGGGTTGAAGTGATCCTGGTGCTGATGGCTCACAAAAAACACTGCCTCCGCGGGATCTGAATCCAGCGGCAGGCAGCCTGTCTCATAATCAAACACCAGCAGCAGGCCGGAAATCTCCACCGCATACCCGCTGTGCCCTAAAAAAGTAATCTTCATATCTCCACCTCGCCCTTCCTACAGCGGCGTTCCCGTCTAGCCGACGTCATAATATCCATCACAATCTGCTGCAGATAGACCTCCAGCGCCTCCAGCTCACACTCATTCCTGTGGTGAAGCCACCAAACGCCAGTTCTGATGATCGCGCCGGCCAGCAGCTCCCCCTCCAGCGAAACCGGAACCGAGTACTCCCGTTCCTCTACCGGAACGTCCTTCAGTCCATCCTCCAGCAAGCCCGCCACATAGGCGTGGAGGGAATCCAGAAAATAACTGCTGCGGTTTACTTCACAGATGACCCGGCAGACCTCATACTGACTCTGAACATATTCCAGTATATTGCCCATGATCTCTACGATCCGTTCCGGTCTGTAAGGCTCTGTATCCTTGCGCTCCGGCACCAGCATTTCCCGGAGCGTGCTCCAGTAATACTGCAGCAGATCGTATTTGTCATCAAAATAATTATAAAAGGTAGCCCTTGGGACCAATGCTTTTTCACAGATATCAATGACGCTGATCTTCTCAAACGGCTTCACCTGCAAAAGCTGTGTCAGTGCCAGCGTCAGGATCTTCAAGGTCCGCCTGGCAGCCATAGTTTTTCTCTTTCTCGCATCCAGTTTCATACTGTCGCTCCTTTGGTTTCCCATTCATAGAGATTTGTCCCTAAATTTCCCATTCGCCTGATTTTGTCCGGCGACACTTTCCATAATCTGTCTAAATCTGTACACATTTAAAAAATCGGGGCTTGTTCCCCGGTTTCAGATATTATATCATGCATTCAGATACCTGTAAACGGTTAGAATATTACAGTTCAGCCCTGAGACGAAACTGCAAGGAAACCGTGAAATGAAAATTGACATAGGAAAGAAATGGAGGAACACACAAATGGCTAAGGCTGATTCACTGTTACACAAAGCCGAGAGGAAAGCATTTGAAGTCGCAATCGATGCTGCAATCAAACACACCAATAAAGACCGCCAGAAGGCACTGGTCCAGTTTGTGGACCTGGCTGAAAAAGTTCTGGGAGACACCTGGAGCAAGGGCGCTTATGAGAAACTCCGTGAGATCTTCAGGGACGAGAACAGCAAGTGGATGAAGTTTGCCAATGACCTCTTTGACAATACCGACCCCAAGCTGATCAAGCTGGCTGCTCTCAATCTGGGATATGAGGCAGGCTTCCGGGGCTTCCATAT includes:
- a CDS encoding MBL fold metallo-hydrolase — its product is MKITFLGHSGYAVEISGLLLVFDYETGCLPLDSDPAEAVFFVSHQHQDHFNPQIFSMEPLAGRAAYVLSRDTRRKVRKIGGPEERIHYMTAGEEVCLDAGDKTLRIRTLCSTDCGVAFLVGCGEYQIYHGGDLNCWSWPGDSKQHRNQMVAEYRREIQKLKGEKIHVAFCPLDPRLEEWYAEGFRYFLEHVDADYVWPMHMWKEFGTVGRFLDSLEDEKQKGRVVSVSHDGQQWECGRVAEIEEPDFGCEGRPDGEAAQDRLLVRMEDGSTRVRWEADSSLYDRGVDEGSLLTWEV
- a CDS encoding TetR family transcriptional regulator; translated protein: MKLDARKRKTMAARRTLKILTLALTQLLQVKPFEKISVIDICEKALVPRATFYNYFDDKYDLLQYYWSTLREMLVPERKDTEPYRPERIVEIMGNILEYVQSQYEVCRVICEVNRSSYFLDSLHAYVAGLLEDGLKDVPVEEREYSVPVSLEGELLAGAIIRTGVWWLHHRNECELEALEVYLQQIVMDIMTSARRERRCRKGEVEI